Proteins from a single region of Thermodesulfobium sp. 4217-1:
- a CDS encoding AbrB/MazE/SpoVT family DNA-binding domain-containing protein produces the protein MRAKVKKWGNSLVIRIPKPLASEMQLNNKSLVEISKIKNEIVIKPISKSD, from the coding sequence ATGCGTGCAAAAGTTAAAAAGTGGGGCAATAGTCTTGTTATAAGAATACCAAAACCACTTGCTTCTGAAATGCAGCTAAACAACAAGTCTCTAGTAGAAATAAGCAAAATAAAAAACGAAATAGTTATTAAGCCTATTTCTAAATCAGATTAG